One window from the genome of Candidatus Eisenbacteria bacterium encodes:
- a CDS encoding PorV/PorQ family protein has translation MARYFLRALVLSALLGLAAAPALAGSEARKGTAGAMELRIPVGARGTALGGAVASDITGVEAMFWNPAGLASVTGTDALFSHQNYFADMQLNYAGVATNLGGFGVLGVSVKVLSVGDIYVTTEQAPDGTGEILTPTFAVLGASWARQFTDRVNFGGTLSYVTESIADNSANGVAFDFGVQYVTDWHGFRLGMVIKNFGPDMSYSGPGFETSVLDPNQDPNAGPHRLSYAATTFEMPSYITLSTNYNIVQSSKARLTALAAFQNNNFSGDNLRGGLEWSYRDMLALRGSYFGSFNGKIDPTTGDETYKFDSGDDLYEGWALGAGLGTKVGATSHLGVDFAYRPVKDGLFDDTYELGVRLKF, from the coding sequence ATGGCCCGATATTTCCTGCGCGCGCTCGTCCTGTCGGCCCTCCTGGGGCTGGCCGCCGCGCCGGCGCTCGCCGGCTCGGAGGCCCGCAAGGGCACGGCGGGCGCGATGGAACTGCGCATTCCCGTGGGCGCGCGTGGGACGGCGCTGGGCGGAGCGGTCGCCAGCGACATCACCGGCGTGGAAGCCATGTTCTGGAATCCGGCCGGCCTCGCGAGCGTGACCGGGACGGACGCTCTGTTCTCGCACCAGAACTACTTCGCCGACATGCAGCTGAACTACGCGGGCGTGGCGACCAACCTGGGCGGGTTCGGCGTCCTGGGCGTCAGCGTCAAGGTGCTCTCGGTCGGCGACATCTACGTCACGACCGAACAGGCGCCGGACGGCACGGGTGAGATTCTCACCCCGACGTTCGCCGTCCTCGGGGCGAGCTGGGCCCGGCAGTTCACGGACCGGGTGAATTTCGGCGGCACGCTGAGCTACGTGACGGAGAGCATCGCCGACAATTCCGCCAATGGCGTCGCGTTCGACTTCGGCGTCCAGTACGTGACCGACTGGCACGGGTTCCGGCTCGGCATGGTCATCAAGAACTTCGGGCCGGACATGTCGTACAGCGGCCCGGGGTTCGAGACGAGCGTGCTCGATCCGAACCAGGATCCGAACGCCGGCCCGCACCGGCTCTCCTACGCAGCCACCACGTTCGAGATGCCGTCCTACATCACGCTGTCCACCAACTACAACATCGTGCAGTCGAGCAAGGCCCGGTTGACCGCGCTCGCGGCGTTCCAGAACAACAACTTCTCCGGCGACAATCTCCGGGGCGGACTGGAATGGAGCTACCGCGACATGCTGGCGCTGCGCGGCTCGTACTTCGGCAGCTTCAACGGCAAGATCGACCCGACGACCGGCGACGAGACGTACAAGTTCGACAGTGGCGACGACCTGTACGAGGGCTGGGCTCTCGGCGCGGGTCTCGGCACCAAGGTCGGGGCCACCTCGCACCTGGGGGTGGACTTCGCCTACCGTCCCGTCAAGGACGGCCTGTTCGACGACACGTACGAACTCGGGGTGCGCCTGAAGTTCTGA
- a CDS encoding Glu/Leu/Phe/Val dehydrogenase produces MAAVGANSQLNPLENAERQFEEAAARLGLNPGLKEVLKRPRRATIQHLPVLMDDGTIRVFVGYRVQHSIARGPAKGGIRFHQDVTLDEVSALAAWMTWKCAVADLPFGGGKGGVVVDPRKLSAGELERLTRRYAADLSDVFGPDSDVPAPDVNTGEREMAWIVDTFSMHTRRNELGVVTGKPLEIGGSAGRRAATGRGVMICIEQMCRHLNMPLKDARVAVQGFGNVGGVAADLLVRECGAKVVAVSDVGGAVHNPAGLDVPALLKHVAERRGIAGFAGGQPLTTSILEYDCDILVPAALENQITDENAPRVKARIIGEGANGPTTPDADKILQDKGVWVIPDILCNAGGVTVSYFEWVQNRMGFYWPEREVNARLREKMEQAFGDVVEVAVREKCSLRVAAYMVAIRRVQRVHELRGMYS; encoded by the coding sequence ATGGCAGCCGTGGGGGCCAACTCGCAGCTCAATCCGCTCGAAAACGCCGAGCGGCAGTTCGAAGAAGCCGCCGCCCGCCTGGGCCTGAATCCGGGGCTCAAGGAGGTCCTCAAGCGCCCGCGACGAGCGACCATCCAGCATCTGCCCGTGCTCATGGACGACGGGACCATCCGGGTGTTCGTCGGCTACCGCGTCCAGCATTCGATCGCGCGCGGCCCCGCCAAGGGCGGCATCCGCTTCCACCAGGACGTGACGCTCGACGAGGTCTCCGCGCTCGCCGCGTGGATGACCTGGAAATGCGCCGTGGCCGACCTGCCCTTCGGCGGCGGCAAGGGCGGCGTGGTCGTGGATCCCCGAAAGCTTTCGGCCGGCGAGCTCGAGCGCCTCACCCGCCGCTACGCCGCGGATCTGTCCGACGTCTTCGGCCCCGACAGCGACGTGCCGGCGCCGGACGTCAACACCGGTGAACGCGAGATGGCGTGGATCGTGGACACGTTCTCGATGCACACCCGTCGCAACGAACTGGGGGTCGTGACCGGCAAGCCGCTCGAGATCGGGGGCTCGGCCGGTCGCCGCGCGGCGACGGGACGCGGAGTCATGATCTGCATCGAGCAGATGTGCCGGCACCTGAACATGCCCCTCAAGGATGCCCGCGTGGCCGTCCAGGGCTTCGGCAACGTGGGAGGCGTCGCGGCCGACCTGCTGGTCCGCGAGTGCGGTGCGAAGGTCGTGGCCGTCTCGGACGTCGGCGGCGCGGTGCACAACCCGGCCGGGCTCGACGTGCCGGCCCTGCTGAAGCACGTCGCGGAACGCCGGGGAATCGCCGGCTTCGCCGGCGGGCAGCCGCTCACGACCTCGATCCTCGAGTACGACTGCGACATCCTCGTCCCGGCGGCGCTCGAGAACCAGATCACCGACGAGAACGCGCCCCGGGTGAAGGCGCGGATCATCGGCGAGGGCGCGAACGGTCCCACCACTCCCGACGCCGACAAGATTCTCCAGGACAAGGGCGTCTGGGTGATTCCGGACATCCTGTGCAACGCCGGCGGCGTGACCGTCAGCTACTTCGAATGGGTGCAGAACCGCATGGGCTTCTACTGGCCCGAGCGCGAGGTGAACGCCCGCCTGCGCGAGAAGATGGAGCAGGCCTTCGGCGACGTGGTCGAGGTGGCCGTCCGCGAGAAGTGCTCGCTGCGCGTGGCGGCCTACATGGTCGCGATTCGCCGCGTGCAGCGCGTGCACGAGCTGCGCGGCATGTACTCCTGA
- a CDS encoding rod shape-determining protein, protein MFLDSLMGFFSTDVAMDLGTANTLVWVKGRGIVLNEPSVVAMEKATNKVAAVGNEAKLMLGRTPDEINAIRPLKDGVIADFQVTEHLLRVFVQRVQKHKFLVRPRIIICVPSGITEVEKRAVIDSAVRAGCREVLLVPEPIAAAIGVELPVDTPTGNMVVDIGGGTTEIAVIALNGIVTKSSIRTGGDELDEAISNYSKKAYNMLIGEQTAERIKIEIGSAFPLPEEMDMEIKGRDLVRGIPRTLRVSSVEIREALQEPVGQIVNALRECLERTPPELAADIVDRGIYLTGGGALLRGLDLLMREVTNLNIRVAEDPLTCVVRGAGKILENLEIYEKVILSGHRD, encoded by the coding sequence ATGTTTCTCGACAGCCTGATGGGGTTCTTCTCCACCGACGTCGCCATGGACCTCGGCACGGCCAACACACTGGTCTGGGTCAAGGGCCGCGGCATCGTGCTCAACGAGCCCTCCGTGGTCGCCATGGAGAAGGCCACGAACAAGGTCGCCGCGGTCGGGAACGAGGCCAAGCTCATGCTCGGCCGCACGCCCGACGAGATCAACGCGATCCGCCCCCTCAAGGACGGCGTGATCGCCGACTTCCAGGTGACCGAGCACCTGCTGCGCGTGTTCGTGCAGCGCGTGCAGAAGCACAAGTTCCTCGTGCGGCCCCGGATCATCATCTGCGTACCCTCGGGCATCACCGAGGTCGAGAAGCGCGCGGTGATCGACTCCGCGGTGCGTGCGGGATGCCGCGAGGTGCTGCTGGTGCCCGAGCCCATCGCGGCGGCGATCGGCGTCGAGCTGCCGGTGGACACGCCGACCGGCAACATGGTGGTGGACATCGGCGGCGGCACGACCGAGATCGCGGTCATCGCGCTGAACGGCATCGTCACCAAGAGCAGCATCCGCACCGGCGGCGACGAGCTCGACGAGGCCATCTCGAACTATTCCAAGAAGGCGTACAACATGCTCATCGGCGAGCAGACCGCCGAGCGCATCAAGATCGAGATCGGCTCGGCGTTCCCGCTGCCCGAGGAGATGGACATGGAGATCAAGGGGCGCGACCTGGTGCGCGGCATTCCGCGCACGTTGCGCGTCTCCTCGGTCGAGATCCGCGAGGCGCTGCAGGAGCCGGTCGGGCAGATCGTGAACGCCCTGCGCGAGTGCCTCGAGCGCACGCCACCCGAGCTGGCGGCCGACATCGTGGACCGCGGCATCTATCTGACGGGCGGCGGCGCGCTGCTGCGCGGGCTCGACCTGCTGATGCGGGAGGTCACGAACCTCAACATCCGCGTCGCCGAGGACCCGCTGACCTGCGTGGTGCGCGGCGCCGGCAAGATTCTCGAGAACCTCGAGATCTACGAGAAGGTCATCCTGAGCGGGCACCGGGACTAG
- a CDS encoding rod shape-determining protein MreC: protein MASILPPAERRSVVLVATYTALSLLLLVIGDHLPVAWTRGVGAYLFEPFDRVVLTGDRLFAAWRESNELHRRITQLELDNQRLRSEGAENRRLRALLELPEWHGLPLRPVEVLALGGDPMPTSATLSAGARAGVRPGDALVTADGLVGRVTEVWPRLSRAALLTDPNLAIACEVESTGVNGILRFTLAPSPRLLMTAVPLSDTVTIGQRIVTSELSLRFPRGIPVGRVVRLHRDASGLVQEVEVAPSAQLSRLRHAFVAPGPEPLAPGEPLRPRLAPEPGRITPLPAARAAAAGRQARLATEAAARRVAARDSALAAQRAAAAARADSLRRAGR from the coding sequence TTGGCTTCGATCCTGCCTCCGGCCGAGCGCCGCAGCGTCGTCCTCGTGGCGACGTACACGGCGCTCTCGCTGCTTCTGCTGGTGATCGGCGATCACCTGCCGGTGGCCTGGACGCGCGGGGTGGGGGCGTACCTGTTCGAACCGTTCGACCGCGTCGTGCTGACCGGCGACCGCCTGTTCGCCGCCTGGCGGGAAAGCAACGAGCTGCACCGGCGCATCACCCAGCTCGAGCTCGACAATCAGCGCCTGCGGTCCGAAGGCGCCGAGAACCGGCGCCTGCGGGCGCTGCTCGAACTGCCCGAGTGGCACGGTCTGCCGCTGCGACCGGTCGAGGTGCTGGCGCTGGGAGGCGACCCGATGCCGACCTCCGCGACCCTCAGCGCCGGCGCGCGGGCGGGAGTGCGGCCCGGAGACGCGCTGGTCACGGCCGACGGGCTGGTCGGAAGGGTCACCGAGGTGTGGCCCCGGCTGTCTCGCGCGGCGCTGCTCACCGATCCGAACCTCGCCATCGCCTGCGAGGTCGAGAGCACCGGAGTCAACGGAATCCTGCGCTTCACCCTCGCGCCCTCGCCGCGGCTGCTCATGACCGCGGTGCCGCTCTCGGACACGGTGACGATCGGCCAGCGGATCGTCACCAGCGAGCTGTCGCTGCGCTTTCCGCGCGGCATCCCGGTCGGGCGCGTCGTGCGCCTGCACCGTGACGCGAGCGGACTCGTGCAGGAGGTCGAGGTGGCGCCGTCGGCGCAGCTGTCCCGGCTGCGGCACGCGTTCGTCGCCCCCGGCCCCGAGCCGCTCGCGCCGGGCGAGCCGCTGCGCCCGCGCCTGGCGCCCGAGCCCGGCCGCATCACGCCGCTGCCCGCGGCCCGCGCGGCGGCGGCCGGCCGGCAGGCGCGGCTCGCCACCGAAGCGGCCGCCCGGCGGGTCGCGGCACGCGATTCCGCGCTCGCGGCACAACGCGCGGCGGCCGCGGCGCGTGCCGACAGCCTGCGGAGGGCGGGTCGTTGA
- the mreD gene encoding rod shape-determining protein MreD → MRHVGAFLVVALAAMLLRSTALSSLAARGLVVDVIAFATVAWALRHGDAYGATMGFVLGLMADLDAAHWLGRHALLLTLLGYASGRLAGTLVRDSARTQFVLIGAGVLIHQLWSAAFELGRDTAGLPFLLGRAFLATILTATFGVVLLWFLRRAIGRSVFARAPRTS, encoded by the coding sequence TTGAGGCACGTCGGCGCCTTCCTGGTCGTGGCGCTCGCCGCGATGCTCCTGCGGTCCACCGCGCTCTCGAGCCTCGCCGCCCGGGGACTGGTCGTGGACGTGATCGCGTTCGCGACCGTCGCGTGGGCGCTCCGGCACGGCGACGCGTACGGTGCGACGATGGGCTTCGTGCTCGGCCTGATGGCCGACCTCGACGCCGCGCACTGGCTCGGCCGCCACGCGCTGCTGCTCACGCTGCTCGGCTACGCTTCCGGGCGGCTCGCCGGCACGCTGGTTCGCGACAGCGCCCGCACCCAGTTCGTGCTGATCGGCGCCGGCGTGCTGATCCACCAGCTGTGGAGCGCGGCCTTCGAGCTGGGTCGCGACACCGCGGGGTTGCCATTCCTGCTCGGACGTGCGTTCCTCGCCACGATCCTGACGGCGACGTTCGGGGTCGTGCTTCTCTGGTTCCTGCGCCGCGCCATCGGCCGATCGGTGTTCGCCCGTGCCCCCCGGACCTCCTAG
- the mrdA gene encoding penicillin-binding protein 2, translating to MPPGPPRQVKDQRFGAFVAAVLAGFGLVVLGLLRLQVVQHDELTRLAEQNRVRLDVLRAPRGAIRDRFGRLLADNRPSFDVVFRPMPAESAARARAVLDGNWYAQVAALIVDDTSAVRRRVAEANRTGQTAVLRRNAPFAVMAGVEELRADLPGLDIQVVPLRSYPEGAAAAQMLGYAGQINDQELQAREDAGYRLGDLIGKTGIERRYEEMLRGEDGAEFVVVNAMGKRVSGLEGSPPRPPVPGHDVTLTVDLDVQRAMEEAMSGIARGAAVAMDPRDGSILGMVSRPQFDPNEFSSGISFARWRELSADGGNPLLNRAIQSAYPPGSTFKIVTMLAGLHAGLAGRNTHEPAACNGGYTFGGRRFKCWDARGHGSLDIVGALQFSCDVYFYQLGLQLGLDRLGEIARDLGLGARTGIDLPAEARGLVPDDAYYNRNFKAGHWPRGVLLNLSIGQGELLTTPLQLATMTSVVANGGRAVRPHVVKAVDGVPTFRIDRPLEAGLASTPEQWAVVHDAMKKVVDAGTATAVRIPGIGVAGKTGTAQNPHGNDHALFVCYAPTDHPTIALAIVAENSGHGGSVCAPIAAHVLRRVLLRDSLATAPPAPRVPADSTGAAGD from the coding sequence GTGCCCCCCGGACCTCCTAGACAGGTCAAGGACCAGCGTTTCGGCGCCTTCGTGGCCGCCGTGCTGGCCGGCTTCGGACTCGTCGTGCTCGGGCTGCTGCGTCTGCAGGTGGTGCAGCACGACGAGCTGACGCGCCTCGCCGAGCAGAACCGCGTCCGGCTCGACGTGCTGCGCGCCCCCCGCGGAGCGATCCGCGATCGCTTCGGCCGGCTGCTGGCCGACAACCGGCCGTCGTTCGACGTCGTCTTCCGGCCCATGCCGGCCGAGAGCGCCGCCCGGGCGCGCGCCGTGCTGGACGGGAACTGGTACGCCCAGGTCGCGGCGCTGATCGTGGACGACACGAGCGCCGTGCGGCGCCGCGTGGCCGAGGCGAATCGCACGGGGCAGACGGCGGTGCTGCGGCGCAACGCGCCCTTCGCGGTCATGGCGGGCGTCGAGGAACTGCGCGCCGACCTGCCCGGGCTCGACATCCAGGTCGTGCCGCTGCGCAGTTATCCCGAGGGTGCCGCCGCCGCGCAGATGCTCGGCTACGCCGGCCAGATCAACGATCAGGAGCTGCAGGCCCGCGAGGACGCCGGCTATCGGCTCGGCGATCTCATCGGCAAGACCGGCATCGAACGCCGCTACGAGGAAATGCTGCGCGGCGAGGACGGCGCCGAGTTCGTGGTCGTGAACGCGATGGGCAAGCGCGTCTCGGGACTCGAAGGCAGCCCGCCCCGGCCGCCGGTGCCGGGCCACGACGTCACGCTGACCGTGGACCTCGACGTGCAGCGGGCGATGGAGGAGGCGATGAGCGGCATCGCGCGCGGCGCCGCGGTCGCCATGGATCCGCGCGACGGCTCGATCCTCGGCATGGTGAGCCGGCCGCAGTTCGACCCCAACGAATTCTCGAGCGGCATCTCGTTCGCGCGCTGGCGTGAGCTGAGCGCCGATGGCGGGAATCCGCTGCTGAACCGCGCGATCCAGAGCGCCTACCCGCCGGGCTCCACGTTCAAGATCGTGACCATGCTCGCCGGCCTGCACGCCGGGCTCGCGGGCCGCAACACGCACGAACCCGCGGCCTGCAACGGCGGCTACACGTTCGGCGGCAGGCGGTTCAAGTGCTGGGACGCGCGTGGCCACGGCTCGCTCGACATCGTCGGGGCGCTGCAGTTCTCCTGCGACGTGTACTTCTATCAGCTGGGTCTGCAACTGGGTCTCGACCGCCTGGGCGAGATCGCGCGCGACCTCGGGCTCGGGGCGAGGACGGGCATCGACCTGCCCGCGGAGGCGCGCGGGCTCGTCCCCGACGACGCCTACTACAACCGCAACTTCAAGGCCGGGCACTGGCCGCGGGGCGTGCTGCTCAACCTGAGCATCGGACAGGGCGAGCTGCTCACCACCCCCCTGCAACTCGCGACCATGACCTCGGTGGTCGCCAACGGCGGCCGCGCCGTACGGCCGCACGTCGTCAAGGCGGTGGACGGCGTGCCGACGTTCCGCATCGACCGGCCGCTCGAGGCCGGGCTCGCCTCGACGCCCGAGCAGTGGGCGGTGGTGCACGACGCGATGAAGAAGGTGGTGGACGCGGGCACCGCCACGGCCGTGCGGATTCCGGGCATCGGCGTGGCGGGCAAGACGGGCACCGCGCAGAATCCCCACGGCAACGACCACGCGCTGTTCGTCTGCTACGCGCCGACGGATCATCCGACCATCGCGCTGGCGATCGTCGCCGAGAACAGCGGTCACGGCGGCTCGGTTTGCGCTCCCATCGCCGCCCACGTCCTGCGCCGCGTGCTGCTGCGCGATTCCCTCGCCACCGCGCCGCCGGCGCCGCGCGTGCCGGCGGACTCGACCGGAGCCGCCGGTGACTAG
- the rodA gene encoding rod shape-determining protein RodA produces MTRARLPELDWPLLLAALGLVLMGLLTVYSATSIPGAHQGLWMKQLVWFGLATAIAMVVAGIHFRIYDSLAWPLYSISLVLLVAVLLVGSSKMGARRWLDFGPVQFQPSELAKLATTFVLARFFDHSKIDLRRMRWWLPPLFITLVPFALVAKEPDLGTAMSFPAMLVAMYFWAGMSPGRLLLGLSPVFNVALFFLTGSVAWFAGLFATLLVFVRPRLAVLLLFVAINGVVAYETPHLWGRLHDYQKRRIETFVNPENDPYGAGYQIIQSKIAIGSGGLLGKGYLKGSQKALAFLPMRHTDFIYSVVGEEFGLLGALTAVLLYAVVIIRGYRLAVVARDGFASLLAVGIVTALFFHVMVNILMTVGWAPVTGVPLPFLSYGGTALIVNCVQIGLLQNVALRRRES; encoded by the coding sequence GTGACTAGGGCGCGCCTGCCCGAGCTGGACTGGCCGCTGCTGCTGGCGGCGCTCGGCCTCGTGCTCATGGGGCTGCTCACCGTCTACAGCGCGACCTCGATTCCCGGCGCCCACCAGGGCCTGTGGATGAAGCAGCTGGTCTGGTTCGGCCTCGCGACCGCGATCGCGATGGTCGTCGCGGGCATCCATTTCCGGATCTACGACTCGCTGGCCTGGCCGCTGTACTCGATTTCACTCGTGCTGCTCGTCGCGGTTCTGCTGGTCGGCTCGAGCAAGATGGGAGCGAGGCGATGGCTGGACTTCGGTCCCGTGCAGTTCCAGCCGAGCGAACTCGCGAAGCTCGCCACGACGTTCGTGCTCGCGCGCTTCTTCGACCACTCGAAGATCGACCTGCGGCGCATGCGCTGGTGGCTGCCGCCGCTGTTCATCACCCTCGTCCCGTTCGCGCTGGTCGCCAAGGAGCCGGACCTCGGCACGGCGATGTCGTTTCCCGCGATGCTGGTGGCGATGTACTTCTGGGCCGGAATGTCGCCGGGCCGCCTGCTGCTCGGGCTCTCGCCGGTCTTCAACGTCGCGTTGTTCTTCCTGACCGGCTCGGTCGCCTGGTTCGCGGGCCTGTTCGCGACCCTGCTCGTGTTCGTGCGGCCGCGCCTGGCGGTCCTGCTGCTCTTCGTCGCGATCAACGGCGTCGTCGCCTACGAGACGCCGCACCTGTGGGGGCGGCTGCACGACTATCAGAAGCGCCGCATCGAGACGTTCGTGAACCCCGAGAACGACCCGTACGGGGCCGGCTACCAGATCATCCAGTCCAAGATCGCCATCGGCTCGGGAGGCCTCCTGGGCAAGGGTTACCTCAAGGGTTCGCAAAAAGCGCTCGCGTTCCTGCCCATGCGTCACACGGACTTCATCTATTCGGTGGTGGGCGAGGAGTTCGGGCTGCTCGGGGCGCTGACCGCGGTGCTACTGTACGCGGTCGTCATCATCCGCGGTTACCGCCTCGCGGTGGTGGCGCGGGACGGGTTCGCGAGCCTGCTCGCCGTCGGGATCGTCACCGCCCTGTTCTTCCACGTCATGGTCAACATCCTGATGACGGTCGGCTGGGCGCCCGTGACCGGCGTGCCGCTGCCGTTCCTCTCGTACGGCGGCACCGCGCTGATCGTGAACTGCGTCCAGATCGGCCTGTTGCAGAACGTGGCGCTGCGGCGCCGGGAGTCCTGA
- the lgt gene encoding prolipoprotein diacylglyceryl transferase yields the protein MHPELFQIGPLHLRSFGALMAAAFLVGTWLGLREARRLGLDEDRFVNVILVTLVAAVIGARGLYVIEHLAEFRSQWGSVLALWQGGLTLYGGIVAGTFAGLVAARRLGLPRWLVADALTPSLALGLMFGRLGCWFNGCCYGRPTSLPWGVRFPHDSFAYLEFGDTPVHPSQLYNAGVGLLLFVVAWAVRKRLRTPGMLFWGFLLVFSLARIPIDMTRAYEADAVLLRTAAFSMTESQLTSAALALFAILMLVRLRREAPAATRP from the coding sequence ATGCATCCCGAGTTGTTCCAGATCGGCCCCCTGCACCTGCGCTCGTTCGGGGCGCTGATGGCCGCCGCGTTCCTCGTCGGCACCTGGCTCGGCCTGCGCGAGGCGCGCCGTCTCGGGCTGGACGAGGACCGCTTCGTGAACGTGATCCTCGTCACGCTGGTCGCGGCGGTGATCGGGGCGCGCGGCCTGTACGTCATCGAGCACCTCGCGGAGTTTCGCAGCCAGTGGGGGAGCGTCCTGGCGCTGTGGCAGGGCGGACTGACCCTGTACGGCGGGATCGTCGCGGGCACGTTCGCGGGACTGGTGGCCGCGCGCCGACTGGGCCTGCCGCGCTGGCTCGTGGCCGACGCGCTGACGCCGTCGCTGGCGCTCGGGCTGATGTTCGGCCGTCTCGGCTGCTGGTTCAACGGCTGCTGCTACGGGCGCCCGACGTCCCTGCCCTGGGGGGTCCGCTTCCCGCACGATTCGTTCGCCTACCTCGAGTTCGGCGACACGCCCGTGCACCCTTCGCAGCTCTACAACGCCGGAGTCGGGCTGCTGCTGTTCGTGGTGGCGTGGGCGGTGCGCAAGCGCCTCCGCACCCCGGGAATGCTCTTCTGGGGCTTCCTGCTCGTCTTCTCGCTGGCGCGCATCCCGATCGACATGACCCGTGCGTACGAAGCCGACGCGGTGCTGCTGCGCACCGCCGCCTTCTCGATGACCGAGAGCCAGCTGACCAGCGCGGCGCTCGCGTTGTTCGCGATCCTCATGCTGGTGCGGTTGCGCCGCGAAGCCCCCGCCGCGACGCGGCCGTGA
- a CDS encoding shikimate dehydrogenase, giving the protein MSAPVRLAVLGDPLHYTLSPVLHRAGCAAVGVVCESEALRTRVDELPGRLADLAARGWLGCNLTHPLKESALDCAARASVAAERARSANTLVFREPGGYADSTDGPGFVDLLRELRHDPVRERVVLLGAGGAARSLALALHWAGCREVTVSARRPRDARFAWGEGLDERFLGWRSDEERDALAESTVIVNCTPLSAEEPPAPLERLARTALVVDLTYGPELTPWVKAARAQHLRAVDGLGLLVHQARRSLSLWLGREVPLEPLSAAVGWPR; this is encoded by the coding sequence GTGAGCGCGCCGGTCCGCCTCGCGGTGCTGGGCGATCCGCTCCACTACACCCTGTCGCCCGTGCTGCACCGCGCGGGCTGCGCGGCCGTCGGCGTCGTCTGCGAGTCCGAAGCGCTGCGCACCCGCGTGGACGAGCTGCCCGGGCGACTCGCGGACCTCGCGGCCCGCGGCTGGCTCGGCTGCAATCTCACGCACCCGCTCAAGGAATCGGCGCTCGACTGCGCGGCCCGGGCCTCGGTGGCCGCCGAACGCGCCCGTTCCGCCAACACCCTTGTCTTCCGGGAGCCCGGCGGCTACGCCGACAGCACCGACGGTCCCGGATTCGTGGACCTGCTCAGGGAGCTGCGGCACGACCCGGTCCGCGAACGGGTGGTGCTGCTCGGCGCCGGCGGCGCCGCACGCAGCCTCGCGCTGGCCCTGCACTGGGCGGGTTGCCGCGAGGTCACGGTGAGCGCCCGTCGGCCCCGGGACGCGCGCTTCGCGTGGGGGGAAGGGCTCGATGAGCGCTTCCTGGGCTGGCGCTCGGACGAGGAGCGCGACGCGCTCGCCGAGAGCACGGTGATCGTCAACTGCACCCCGTTGTCGGCGGAGGAGCCGCCCGCCCCGCTCGAGCGGCTCGCGCGAACCGCGCTGGTCGTGGACCTGACCTACGGGCCGGAGCTGACGCCGTGGGTGAAGGCGGCGCGGGCCCAGCACCTGCGGGCGGTGGACGGGCTCGGGCTGCTCGTCCACCAGGCGCGCCGCTCGCTTTCGCTGTGGCTCGGCCGCGAGGTTCCGCTCGAACCGCTCTCCGCAGCGGTGGGCTGGCCGCGATGA
- a CDS encoding ComF family protein, with protein MTGALLRAVADAVLPQRCPGCGVAADPDRLLCGACLARIPRLRTILCVRCLSDGREGAGCRRHRAFAVHAPWLFDERAAALVHALKYHGRPALAVPLGAEMAAALPAAGRPADLVLEVPLHPARLRERGYNQSAALADALAEAIGVPHLPDALRRVRATAPQARLGPAARRANLAGAFAIERPSWLRGRRVLLVDDVVTTGATLDAALSALHDAGAIAAAVALAWAQ; from the coding sequence ATGACCGGCGCGCTGTTGCGGGCCGTCGCGGACGCGGTCCTGCCGCAACGCTGTCCGGGATGCGGCGTCGCCGCCGACCCGGATCGGCTGCTGTGCGGCGCATGCCTCGCCCGCATTCCGCGCCTGCGCACGATCCTGTGCGTGCGCTGCCTGTCCGATGGGCGGGAAGGCGCCGGCTGTCGCCGTCATCGTGCCTTCGCGGTGCACGCGCCCTGGCTGTTCGACGAGCGTGCCGCCGCGCTCGTGCACGCGCTCAAGTATCACGGCCGACCGGCCCTTGCCGTCCCGCTCGGAGCGGAGATGGCGGCCGCCCTGCCGGCGGCGGGGCGCCCTGCCGACCTCGTGCTCGAGGTGCCCCTGCATCCCGCCCGCCTGCGCGAGCGCGGCTATAACCAGTCGGCGGCGCTGGCCGACGCGCTCGCCGAAGCGATCGGCGTGCCGCACCTGCCGGACGCGCTGCGCCGGGTGCGGGCGACCGCGCCCCAGGCCCGGCTCGGCCCGGCCGCACGGCGGGCGAACCTCGCGGGGGCGTTCGCCATCGAACGGCCGTCGTGGCTGCGGGGAAGGCGGGTGCTGCTGGTGGACGACGTCGTCACCACCGGCGCGACGCTCGACGCCGCGCTCTCGGCCCTGCATGATGCCGGCGCCATCGCCGCCGCCGTGGCGCTCGCCTGGGCCCAGTAG